From Phalacrocorax carbo chromosome 6, bPhaCar2.1, whole genome shotgun sequence, a single genomic window includes:
- the USP19 gene encoding ubiquitin carboxyl-terminal hydrolase 19 isoform X3, producing the protein MSSSTNAPGQRRVSRGLDDATNKKKQKDRANQESKEVSRPELEQAETTQEKDSEEELLLDWKQNADEIIVKLNLGSGALKVEDVDAAFTDTDCVVKLPDGRQWSCQFYEEIESSCSKVQCKKGNFLQLVLQKKIPLHTWSSLLKRRKDGSKELAKGAVCWENGKEKAASAELTPEEPGTEGTEPLRSRREPSNPKRAPGRSEALGGKSPASPGTQSGPSAKRAVYLKVAPTEEEPNARVTGSVEPSKGHSGRAGSRRNGRASQVDAPTALTDLTPPLEKAVGLAKETVPVEMPPLAATTEVFPHRLATCVEKRVLQPGSPAEALRGWDCMPVLGESSKTVSAATPPLGRDGEKRDWSKDDVALEAAANEPEPFVSLTFVKNDSYEKGNDLVVVHVYVKEIHKETSKVLFREQDFTLVFQTSDTNFLRLHPGCGPHTVFRWQVKLRNLIEPDQCTYNFTVSRIDVCLKKRQSQRWGGLEAPATRGAVGGAKVAMPTGPTPLDKNPPGSNQHPLSSKEEARASDKEKPRVEDGGLDGVAARTAPEHVAVKQEPHIPSPKPTCMVPPMTHSPVSTESVEDDEDEDEKKKVCLPGFTGLVNLGNTCFMNSVIQSLSNTRELRDYFHDRSFESEINYNNPLGTGGRLAIGFAMLLRALWKGTHHAFQPSKLKAIVASKASQFTGYAQHDAQEFMAFLLDGLHEDLNRIQNKPYTETVDSDGRPDEVVAEEAWQRHKMRNDSFIVDLFQGQYKSKLVCPVCSKVSITFDPFLYLPVPLPQKQKVLTVYYFAKEPHKKPIKFLVSISKENSSAMEVLDSVAHSVRVKPENLRLAEVIKNRFHRMFLPSNSLDTVSPTDLLLCFEVLSPELAKERVVELQVQQRPQVPSGPIAKCAACQKKQLPEDEKLRRCTRCYRVGYCNVACQKTHWPDHKALCRPENIGFPFLISVPESRLTYTRLAQLLEGYARYSVSVFQPPFQLGRVSPEQGLQPLLPDKLEPLAKSSCAAATSVPELGDGDRASSLLQEPPLSPAVPELHPELGDTSTVRSKVLAARSSLLSLDSGFSEHMESQGDSCCEKEPSYERALKPEAAIPGYQHTPDSLSARATQFYINKIDTANREHKLEDKGDTPLELTDDCSLALVWKNNERLKEFVLVESKELECVEDPGSASEAARAGHFTLEQCLNLFTKPEVLAPEEAWYCPKCKQHREASKQLMLWRLPNVLIIQLKRFSFRSFIWRDKINDMVDFPVRSLDLSKFCIGRKGEQQLPMYDLYAVINHYGGMIGGHYTAYARLPNDKNSQRSDVGWRLFDDSTVTTVDESQVVTRYAYVLFYRRRNSPVERPLPGHPPDHRAEHTPSAEAAASQELEAEEQELQLEAPQRPARNSWRPRGQKRSPGTPQHPDEGCIRYFVLATTAAIVALFLNVFYPLIYQTRWR; encoded by the exons ATGTCCAGCAGCACCAATGCCCCTGGCCAGAGGAGAGTGTCTCGGGGCTTGGATGATGCCACCAAcaagaagaagcagaaggatcGAGCCAACCAGGAGAGCAAGGAAG TGTCTCGCCCTGAGCTCGAGCAGGCTGAGACTACCCAGGAGAAGGACTCAGAGGAGG agctgctgctggactgGAAGCAGAATGCTGATGAGATCATTGTCAAGCTGAACTTGGGCAGTGGAGCTCTGAAGGTGGAGGATGTGGATGCTGCTTTCACTGACACAGACTGTGTAGTCAAACTACCAG ACGGGCGCCAGTGGAGCTGTCAATTCTACGAGGAGATTGAGAGCTCCTGCAGCAAGGTCCAGTGCAAGAAGGGCAACTTTCTACAGCTTGTGCTTCAGAAGAAGATCCCACTGCATACCTGGTCTTCGCTTCTG aagagaaggaaagacgGATCCAAAGAGCTGGCCAAAGGGGCTGTGTGCTGGGAGAACGGGAAGGAGaaggctgcttctgcagagctgacCCCTGAAGAGCCAGGGACTGAAGGCACAGAGCCACTGAGGTCCCGGCGGGAGCCCTCCAACCCCAAGCGTGCTCCAGGAAGAAGCGAGGCCCTGGGAGGGAAAAGCCCAGCCAGCCCAGGGACACAGAGTGGCCCCAGTGCCAAGCGGGCAGTATACCTCAAAGTGGCTCCCACTGAAGAGGAGCCGAATGCCAGAGTCACTGGGAGTGTGGAGCCCAGCAAAGGGCACAGTGGGAGGGCAGGCAGCCGCCGCAATGGCAGAGCCAGCCAGGTCGATGCCCCCACAGCCCTCACGGACCTCACACCACCGCTGGAGAAG GCTGTGGGTTTGGCCAAGGAGACTGTTCCCGTGGAGATGCCACCTCTTGCGGCTACCACAGAAGTGTTCCCCCACCGTCTTGCCACCTGTGTGGAGAAGAGAgtcctgcagccaggcagccctgctgaggcTTTGCGGGGCTGGGACTGCATGCCTGTCCTGGGAGAGAGTTCTAAGACTGTCTCAGCAGCCACTCCTCCCCTGGGCAGAGATGGTGAGAAGCGGGACTGGTCCAAGGATGATGTGGCTCTGGAAGCAGCGGCTAATG AGCCAGAGCCTTTTGTGAGCCTGACCTTTGTCAAGAATGACTCATATGAGAAGGGCAATGACCTGGTGGTAGTGCATGTCTATGTGAAGGAGATCCACAAGGAGACGTCTAAGGTGCTGTTCCGGGAGCAAGACTTCACACTGGTATTCCAGACAAG TGACACAAACTTCCTTCGCCTCCATCCTGGCTGCGGGCCCCACACAGTGTTCCGGTGGCAGGTGAAACTCAG GAACCTTATTGAGCCGGACCAGTGCACATACAACTTCACAGTGTCTCGCATCGATGTCTGCCTGAAAAAACGCCAGAGCCAGcgctggggggggctggaggcTCCAGCCACACGAG GTGCAGTGGGTGGTGCAAAGGTTGCCATGCCTACAGGCCCTACCCCTCTGGACAAGAATCCCCCGGGCAGTAACCAGCACCCACTGTCCAGCAAGGAGGAAGCCCGAGCCAGTGACAAAGAGAAGCCGCGTGTGGAAGATGGGGGTCTGGATGGTGTGGCAGCCCGTACGGCCCCAGAGCATGTGGCAGTGAAGCAAGAGCCACACATCCCCTCA cCCAAACCAACGTGCATGGTGCCACCGATGACACACAGCCCGGTGAGCACTGAGAGCGTGGAGGAcgatgaggatgaggatgagaAGAAGAAGGTGTGCCTGCCTGGCTTCACAGGGCTGGTGAACCTGGGCAACACCTGCTTCATGAACAGCGTCATCCAGTCCCTGTCTAACACCCGGGAGCTGCGTGACTACTTCCATG ATCGGTCCTTTGAGTCAGAAATCAACTACAACAACCcgctggggacagggggacgcCTGGCCATCGGCTTTGCCATGCTGCTGCGAGCGCTGTGGAAGGGCACACaccatgccttccagccctctAAACTGAAG GCAATCGTGGCCAGCAAGGCCAGCCAGTTCACTGGCTATGCCCAGCATGATGCTCAGGAGTTCATGGCCTTCCTGCTCGATGGCCTGCATGAGGACCTCAACCGGATCCAGAATAAGCCCTACACAGAAACTGTTGACTCAGATGGGAGGCCTGATGAG GTGGTAGCTGAGGAGGCCTGGCAGCGACACAAGATGAGGAACGACTCTTTCATTGTGGACCTTTTCCAGGGCCAGTACAAATCCAAGCTGGTGTGCCCAGTGTGTTCCAAG GTGTCCATCACTTTTGACCCCTTCCTGTACCTCCCCGTGCCCCTCCCGCAGAAGCAGAAGGTGCTGACTGTCTACTACTTTGCAAAGGAGCCGCACAAGAAACCCATCAAG TTTCTCGTGAGTATCAGCAAGGAGAACTCCAGTGCCATGGAGGTACTTGACTCGGTGGCCCATAGTGTGCGTGTGAAACCAGAGAACCTGCGCCTGGCAGAG GTGATCAAAAATCGCTTCCACCGCATGTTCCTGCCATCCAACTCACTGGACACAGTCTCCCCCACGgacctgctgctctgctttgaGGTGCTGTCCCCAGAGCTGGCCAAGGAGCGGGTGGTGGAGCTGCAGGTCCAGCAG CGCCCGCAGGTGCCCAGCGGCCCCATCGCCAAGTGTGCGGCCTGCCAGAAGAAGCAGCTGCCGGAGGATGAAAAGCTCCGGCGCTGCACAAGGTGCTATCGAGTCGGTTACTGCAACGT GGCATGTCAGAAAACACACTGGCCAGACCACAAGGCTTTGTGCCGCCCCGAGAACATCGGTTTCCCCTTCCTCATCAGCGTGCCGGAGTCCCGCCTCACCTACACCCGCCtggcccagctgctggagggctaCGCAAG GTACTCAGTCAGCGTGTTCCAGCCTCCGTTCCAGCTGGGGCGGGTGTCACCAGAGCAGGGactgcagcctctgctcccagACAAGCTGGAGCCCCTAGCcaagagcagctgtgcagcagccACCTCTGTCCCTGAGctgggggatggggacagggctTCCAGCCTCCTGCAGGAGCCCCCGCTCTCACCAGCTGTGCCTGAGCTGCACCCGGAGCTGGGGGACACCAGCACTGTCCGGAGCAAGGTCTTAGCAGCCAGGAGTTCCCTGCTGAGCTTGGATTCGGGCTTCTCTGAGCACATGGAGTCGCAGGGCGACAGTTGTTGTGAGAAGGAGCCATCCTATGAGAGAGCCCTCAAGCCAGAAG CTGCCATCCCTGGGTACCAACACACTCCAGACTCGCTGAGTGCCCGCGCCACGCAGTTCTACATCAACAAGATCGACACTGCCAACCGAGAGCACAAGCTGGAAGATAAAG GTGACACCCCCCTGGAGCTGACAGATGACTGCTCCCTCGCGCTGGTGTGGAAGAACAATGAACGCCTCAAGGAGTTTGTGTTGGTGGAGTCCAAGGAGCTGGAGTGCGTGGAGGACCCGGGCTCAGCCAGCGAAGCAGCCCGGGCTGGCCACTTCACCCTGGAGCAATGCCTCAATCTCTTCACCAAGCCCGAAGTCCTGGCCCCAGAGGAAGCATG GTACTGCCCCAAGTGCAAGCAGCACCGTGAGGCCTCCAAGCAGCTGATGCTGTGGCGGCTGCCCAACGTCCTCATCATCCAGCTCAAGCGCTTCTCCTTCCGCAGCTTTATTTGGAGGGACAAGATCAATGACATGGTGGACTTCCCTGTCCG GAGCCTGGACTTGAGCAAGTTCTGCATTGGTCGGAAGggtgagcagcagctgcccatGTATGACCTGTACGCTGTGATCAACCACTATGGAGGTATGATTGGGGGACACTACACAGCGTACGCCCGCCTGCCCAACGACAAGAACAGCCAGCGCAGCGATGTGG GCTGGCGGCTCTTCGATGACAGCACAGTCACCACTGTGGATGAGAGCCAAGTGGTAACCAGATACGCATATGTCCTCTTCTACCGCCGGAGGAACTCTCCTGTGGAGAGACCCCTGCCAGGACACCCCCCAGACCACCGAGCTGAGCACACCCCATCTGCCgaagctgctgccagccag GAACTGGAGGCTGAAGAACAAGAGCTGCAGCTTGAGGCACCCCAAAGGCCTGCAAGAAACTCCTGGAGGCCCCGTGGCCAGAAGCGGAGTCCAGGcacaccccagcacccagacGAAGGCTGCATCAGATACTTTGTCCTGGCTACCACAGCTGCAATTGTGGCACTCTTCCTGAACGTCTTCTACCCGCTCATTTACCAGACCCGCTGGAGATAG
- the USP19 gene encoding ubiquitin carboxyl-terminal hydrolase 19 isoform X5, whose translation MSSSTNAPGQRRVSRGLDDATNKKKQKDRANQESKEELLLDWKQNADEIIVKLNLGSGALKVEDVDAAFTDTDCVVKLPDGRQWSCQFYEEIESSCSKVQCKKGNFLQLVLQKKIPLHTWSSLLKRRKDGSKELAKGAVCWENGKEKAASAELTPEEPGTEGTEPLRSRREPSNPKRAPGRSEALGGKSPASPGTQSGPSAKRAVYLKVAPTEEEPNARVTGSVEPSKGHSGRAGSRRNGRASQVDAPTALTDLTPPLEKAVGLAKETVPVEMPPLAATTEVFPHRLATCVEKRVLQPGSPAEALRGWDCMPVLGESSKTVSAATPPLGRDGEKRDWSKDDVALEAAANEPEPFVSLTFVKNDSYEKGNDLVVVHVYVKEIHKETSKVLFREQDFTLVFQTSDTNFLRLHPGCGPHTVFRWQVKLRNLIEPDQCTYNFTVSRIDVCLKKRQSQRWGGLEAPATRGAVGGAKVAMPTGPTPLDKNPPGSNQHPLSSKEEARASDKEKPRVEDGGLDGVAARTAPEHVAVKQEPHIPSPKPTCMVPPMTHSPVSTESVEDDEDEDEKKKVCLPGFTGLVNLGNTCFMNSVIQSLSNTRELRDYFHDRSFESEINYNNPLGTGGRLAIGFAMLLRALWKGTHHAFQPSKLKAIVASKASQFTGYAQHDAQEFMAFLLDGLHEDLNRIQNKPYTETVDSDGRPDEVVAEEAWQRHKMRNDSFIVDLFQGQYKSKLVCPVCSKVSITFDPFLYLPVPLPQKQKVLTVYYFAKEPHKKPIKFLVSISKENSSAMEVLDSVAHSVRVKPENLRLAEVIKNRFHRMFLPSNSLDTVSPTDLLLCFEVLSPELAKERVVELQVQQRPQVPSGPIAKCAACQKKQLPEDEKLRRCTRCYRVGYCNVACQKTHWPDHKALCRPENIGFPFLISVPESRLTYTRLAQLLEGYARYSVSVFQPPFQLGRVSPEQGLQPLLPDKLEPLAKSSCAAATSVPELGDGDRASSLLQEPPLSPAVPELHPELGDTSTVRSKVLAARSSLLSLDSGFSEHMESQGDSCCEKEPSYERALKPEAAIPGYQHTPDSLSARATQFYINKIDTANREHKLEDKGDTPLELTDDCSLALVWKNNERLKEFVLVESKELECVEDPGSASEAARAGHFTLEQCLNLFTKPEVLAPEEAWYCPKCKQHREASKQLMLWRLPNVLIIQLKRFSFRSFIWRDKINDMVDFPVRSLDLSKFCIGRKGEQQLPMYDLYAVINHYGGMIGGHYTAYARLPNDKNSQRSDVGWRLFDDSTVTTVDESQVVTRYAYVLFYRRRNSPVERPLPGHPPDHRAEHTPSAEAAASQASLIWQELEAEEQELQLEAPQRPARNSWRPRGQKRSPGTPQHPDEGCIRYFVLATTAAIVALFLNVFYPLIYQTRWR comes from the exons ATGTCCAGCAGCACCAATGCCCCTGGCCAGAGGAGAGTGTCTCGGGGCTTGGATGATGCCACCAAcaagaagaagcagaaggatcGAGCCAACCAGGAGAGCAAGGAAG agctgctgctggactgGAAGCAGAATGCTGATGAGATCATTGTCAAGCTGAACTTGGGCAGTGGAGCTCTGAAGGTGGAGGATGTGGATGCTGCTTTCACTGACACAGACTGTGTAGTCAAACTACCAG ACGGGCGCCAGTGGAGCTGTCAATTCTACGAGGAGATTGAGAGCTCCTGCAGCAAGGTCCAGTGCAAGAAGGGCAACTTTCTACAGCTTGTGCTTCAGAAGAAGATCCCACTGCATACCTGGTCTTCGCTTCTG aagagaaggaaagacgGATCCAAAGAGCTGGCCAAAGGGGCTGTGTGCTGGGAGAACGGGAAGGAGaaggctgcttctgcagagctgacCCCTGAAGAGCCAGGGACTGAAGGCACAGAGCCACTGAGGTCCCGGCGGGAGCCCTCCAACCCCAAGCGTGCTCCAGGAAGAAGCGAGGCCCTGGGAGGGAAAAGCCCAGCCAGCCCAGGGACACAGAGTGGCCCCAGTGCCAAGCGGGCAGTATACCTCAAAGTGGCTCCCACTGAAGAGGAGCCGAATGCCAGAGTCACTGGGAGTGTGGAGCCCAGCAAAGGGCACAGTGGGAGGGCAGGCAGCCGCCGCAATGGCAGAGCCAGCCAGGTCGATGCCCCCACAGCCCTCACGGACCTCACACCACCGCTGGAGAAG GCTGTGGGTTTGGCCAAGGAGACTGTTCCCGTGGAGATGCCACCTCTTGCGGCTACCACAGAAGTGTTCCCCCACCGTCTTGCCACCTGTGTGGAGAAGAGAgtcctgcagccaggcagccctgctgaggcTTTGCGGGGCTGGGACTGCATGCCTGTCCTGGGAGAGAGTTCTAAGACTGTCTCAGCAGCCACTCCTCCCCTGGGCAGAGATGGTGAGAAGCGGGACTGGTCCAAGGATGATGTGGCTCTGGAAGCAGCGGCTAATG AGCCAGAGCCTTTTGTGAGCCTGACCTTTGTCAAGAATGACTCATATGAGAAGGGCAATGACCTGGTGGTAGTGCATGTCTATGTGAAGGAGATCCACAAGGAGACGTCTAAGGTGCTGTTCCGGGAGCAAGACTTCACACTGGTATTCCAGACAAG TGACACAAACTTCCTTCGCCTCCATCCTGGCTGCGGGCCCCACACAGTGTTCCGGTGGCAGGTGAAACTCAG GAACCTTATTGAGCCGGACCAGTGCACATACAACTTCACAGTGTCTCGCATCGATGTCTGCCTGAAAAAACGCCAGAGCCAGcgctggggggggctggaggcTCCAGCCACACGAG GTGCAGTGGGTGGTGCAAAGGTTGCCATGCCTACAGGCCCTACCCCTCTGGACAAGAATCCCCCGGGCAGTAACCAGCACCCACTGTCCAGCAAGGAGGAAGCCCGAGCCAGTGACAAAGAGAAGCCGCGTGTGGAAGATGGGGGTCTGGATGGTGTGGCAGCCCGTACGGCCCCAGAGCATGTGGCAGTGAAGCAAGAGCCACACATCCCCTCA cCCAAACCAACGTGCATGGTGCCACCGATGACACACAGCCCGGTGAGCACTGAGAGCGTGGAGGAcgatgaggatgaggatgagaAGAAGAAGGTGTGCCTGCCTGGCTTCACAGGGCTGGTGAACCTGGGCAACACCTGCTTCATGAACAGCGTCATCCAGTCCCTGTCTAACACCCGGGAGCTGCGTGACTACTTCCATG ATCGGTCCTTTGAGTCAGAAATCAACTACAACAACCcgctggggacagggggacgcCTGGCCATCGGCTTTGCCATGCTGCTGCGAGCGCTGTGGAAGGGCACACaccatgccttccagccctctAAACTGAAG GCAATCGTGGCCAGCAAGGCCAGCCAGTTCACTGGCTATGCCCAGCATGATGCTCAGGAGTTCATGGCCTTCCTGCTCGATGGCCTGCATGAGGACCTCAACCGGATCCAGAATAAGCCCTACACAGAAACTGTTGACTCAGATGGGAGGCCTGATGAG GTGGTAGCTGAGGAGGCCTGGCAGCGACACAAGATGAGGAACGACTCTTTCATTGTGGACCTTTTCCAGGGCCAGTACAAATCCAAGCTGGTGTGCCCAGTGTGTTCCAAG GTGTCCATCACTTTTGACCCCTTCCTGTACCTCCCCGTGCCCCTCCCGCAGAAGCAGAAGGTGCTGACTGTCTACTACTTTGCAAAGGAGCCGCACAAGAAACCCATCAAG TTTCTCGTGAGTATCAGCAAGGAGAACTCCAGTGCCATGGAGGTACTTGACTCGGTGGCCCATAGTGTGCGTGTGAAACCAGAGAACCTGCGCCTGGCAGAG GTGATCAAAAATCGCTTCCACCGCATGTTCCTGCCATCCAACTCACTGGACACAGTCTCCCCCACGgacctgctgctctgctttgaGGTGCTGTCCCCAGAGCTGGCCAAGGAGCGGGTGGTGGAGCTGCAGGTCCAGCAG CGCCCGCAGGTGCCCAGCGGCCCCATCGCCAAGTGTGCGGCCTGCCAGAAGAAGCAGCTGCCGGAGGATGAAAAGCTCCGGCGCTGCACAAGGTGCTATCGAGTCGGTTACTGCAACGT GGCATGTCAGAAAACACACTGGCCAGACCACAAGGCTTTGTGCCGCCCCGAGAACATCGGTTTCCCCTTCCTCATCAGCGTGCCGGAGTCCCGCCTCACCTACACCCGCCtggcccagctgctggagggctaCGCAAG GTACTCAGTCAGCGTGTTCCAGCCTCCGTTCCAGCTGGGGCGGGTGTCACCAGAGCAGGGactgcagcctctgctcccagACAAGCTGGAGCCCCTAGCcaagagcagctgtgcagcagccACCTCTGTCCCTGAGctgggggatggggacagggctTCCAGCCTCCTGCAGGAGCCCCCGCTCTCACCAGCTGTGCCTGAGCTGCACCCGGAGCTGGGGGACACCAGCACTGTCCGGAGCAAGGTCTTAGCAGCCAGGAGTTCCCTGCTGAGCTTGGATTCGGGCTTCTCTGAGCACATGGAGTCGCAGGGCGACAGTTGTTGTGAGAAGGAGCCATCCTATGAGAGAGCCCTCAAGCCAGAAG CTGCCATCCCTGGGTACCAACACACTCCAGACTCGCTGAGTGCCCGCGCCACGCAGTTCTACATCAACAAGATCGACACTGCCAACCGAGAGCACAAGCTGGAAGATAAAG GTGACACCCCCCTGGAGCTGACAGATGACTGCTCCCTCGCGCTGGTGTGGAAGAACAATGAACGCCTCAAGGAGTTTGTGTTGGTGGAGTCCAAGGAGCTGGAGTGCGTGGAGGACCCGGGCTCAGCCAGCGAAGCAGCCCGGGCTGGCCACTTCACCCTGGAGCAATGCCTCAATCTCTTCACCAAGCCCGAAGTCCTGGCCCCAGAGGAAGCATG GTACTGCCCCAAGTGCAAGCAGCACCGTGAGGCCTCCAAGCAGCTGATGCTGTGGCGGCTGCCCAACGTCCTCATCATCCAGCTCAAGCGCTTCTCCTTCCGCAGCTTTATTTGGAGGGACAAGATCAATGACATGGTGGACTTCCCTGTCCG GAGCCTGGACTTGAGCAAGTTCTGCATTGGTCGGAAGggtgagcagcagctgcccatGTATGACCTGTACGCTGTGATCAACCACTATGGAGGTATGATTGGGGGACACTACACAGCGTACGCCCGCCTGCCCAACGACAAGAACAGCCAGCGCAGCGATGTGG GCTGGCGGCTCTTCGATGACAGCACAGTCACCACTGTGGATGAGAGCCAAGTGGTAACCAGATACGCATATGTCCTCTTCTACCGCCGGAGGAACTCTCCTGTGGAGAGACCCCTGCCAGGACACCCCCCAGACCACCGAGCTGAGCACACCCCATCTGCCgaagctgctgccagccag GCTTCTCTGATCTGGCAGGAACTGGAGGCTGAAGAACAAGAGCTGCAGCTTGAGGCACCCCAAAGGCCTGCAAGAAACTCCTGGAGGCCCCGTGGCCAGAAGCGGAGTCCAGGcacaccccagcacccagacGAAGGCTGCATCAGATACTTTGTCCTGGCTACCACAGCTGCAATTGTGGCACTCTTCCTGAACGTCTTCTACCCGCTCATTTACCAGACCCGCTGGAGATAG